One Lentibacillus cibarius DNA window includes the following coding sequences:
- a CDS encoding ferritin-like domain-containing protein — translation MDQDLQKLIDGLNEDLAHEYAAAIQYTYSASVVSGLYRSALKPFFESEINDEMGHALYLSEKIKSLGGTPTTKASDIPQPTEVRDLLEAALESEKDTIKRYETRKQQAEQLGYTELVVKLEDMIADETGHKEEIERLLTDPRVN, via the coding sequence ATGGATCAAGATTTACAAAAACTTATTGACGGACTAAATGAGGATTTAGCACATGAGTATGCTGCTGCCATTCAGTACACGTACAGTGCCTCGGTTGTTTCCGGATTATACCGTTCCGCGCTGAAACCTTTTTTCGAAAGCGAAATAAATGATGAAATGGGCCATGCCTTGTATTTATCAGAAAAAATCAAATCACTGGGTGGCACACCAACAACAAAAGCTTCAGACATTCCACAGCCAACAGAGGTAAGGGATCTATTAGAGGCTGCACTGGAATCGGAAAAGGATACAATTAAGCGATACGAAACACGTAAGCAACAGGCTGAACAACTAGGTTATACCGAACTTGTTGTTAAACTGGAGGACATGATTGCCGACGAAACGGGTCACAAAGAAGAAATTGAACGACTACTGACCGACCCTCGCGTCAACTAA
- a CDS encoding M20 family metallopeptidase, with amino-acid sequence MLQAIHNKLDELYPEMVDIRRYLHQYPEVSFQETKTAQYIADYYEKLGIPYEKSIGGNGVIATLTGGKPGKTVALRADFDALPIQDEKDVPYKSKMDGVMHACGHDGHTASLLTLAKTMKGFQDELPGTILFLHQHAEEYAPGGAKPIIESGALDDADAVFGTHLWATTPLGVLQTSKDVFMAGPDRFDITVQGQGGHGGYPHETKDAITIGSQLVSQLQQIVSRRLDPLKTAVISIGQFEAGDAFNVIADKAKLVGTVRYLDKDVQDQVMKEMEKIIKGICVANDATYTFNYEKGYPPLVNHAEEAELVLKASENVQAIHTAEEVKPVMAGEDFAYYTIEKPGAYFFTGAQKEGNPYPHHHPMFDIDERAIPTAAKTLIAAYFEYQKQ; translated from the coding sequence TTGCTTCAAGCGATCCATAACAAATTGGACGAATTGTATCCGGAAATGGTTGATATACGACGTTATCTGCATCAGTATCCGGAAGTTTCATTTCAAGAAACCAAAACAGCACAATACATTGCCGATTACTATGAAAAACTAGGTATTCCCTATGAAAAAAGTATTGGCGGTAACGGCGTCATTGCAACACTGACAGGCGGAAAACCGGGAAAGACGGTTGCGCTTAGAGCTGACTTTGACGCGTTACCGATTCAGGATGAAAAAGATGTACCGTACAAATCAAAAATGGATGGTGTCATGCATGCATGCGGCCATGACGGACATACTGCATCCCTTTTAACACTTGCCAAAACAATGAAAGGCTTTCAGGATGAATTGCCCGGGACCATTCTCTTTCTCCATCAGCATGCGGAAGAATACGCTCCAGGTGGTGCTAAGCCAATCATCGAATCTGGTGCACTGGATGATGCTGATGCAGTGTTTGGAACACACTTATGGGCCACCACACCACTCGGCGTCCTGCAAACATCTAAAGACGTTTTCATGGCCGGACCGGATCGCTTTGACATAACTGTCCAAGGCCAAGGCGGGCATGGCGGCTATCCGCACGAAACGAAAGATGCCATCACTATCGGATCCCAACTCGTCTCACAGCTACAGCAGATTGTCTCAAGACGGCTCGACCCATTGAAAACCGCTGTCATCTCGATTGGTCAATTTGAGGCCGGGGATGCGTTCAATGTGATTGCGGATAAAGCAAAACTCGTTGGAACCGTCCGCTATTTAGATAAGGATGTGCAGGACCAGGTTATGAAGGAAATGGAAAAAATCATCAAAGGCATTTGCGTCGCGAATGATGCAACATACACATTTAACTATGAAAAAGGCTATCCACCGCTTGTAAATCATGCAGAAGAAGCGGAACTGGTACTTAAAGCTTCCGAAAACGTTCAAGCTATTCATACGGCCGAAGAAGTAAAACCGGTCATGGCCGGGGAAGATTTCGCCTACTACACCATAGAAAAACCCGGAGCCTATTTCTTTACCGGTGCGCAGAAAGAAGGGAATCCTTACCCGCACCACCATCCTATGTTTGATATCGATGAACGGGCGATCCCAACCGCAGCCAAAACACTTATAGCCGCTTATTTTGAATATCAGAAGCAATAA